In one window of Photorhabdus laumondii subsp. laumondii DNA:
- a CDS encoding YscB family type III secretion system chaperone encodes MQTLLNHLASRLGQKPFVSDRQGHYHLHIDNYNLFFRQQGTELVLSSPLSWRHNPKDPSGAELLKTLLQQVTRWGRHAPHALTLDESENLILEARLNLDSLDVQILEQMLTLHVDLLEQVMALLSETQSAPQWKQAIWQP; translated from the coding sequence ATGCAAACTCTACTCAATCATTTGGCCAGTCGTTTAGGCCAGAAGCCTTTTGTTTCCGATAGACAAGGGCATTACCATTTGCACATTGATAACTACAACCTGTTTTTTCGCCAACAGGGAACTGAACTTGTGTTATCCAGCCCGCTAAGCTGGCGCCATAACCCAAAAGATCCGTCAGGCGCTGAATTATTGAAAACACTATTGCAACAAGTTACGCGCTGGGGACGCCATGCTCCCCATGCATTGACCTTAGATGAATCAGAGAATCTTATTTTGGAAGCACGCCTTAACCTTGATAGTTTGGATGTTCAAATACTGGAACAGATGCTAACTCTGCACGTCGATCTACTGGAACAAGTCATGGCTTTATTGTCGGAAACCCAATCTGCCCCTCAATGGAAACAGGCAATATGGCAACCATGA
- the sctC gene encoding type III secretion system outer membrane ring subunit SctC: MATMKPFQKLCRSLLLSLSISGVMLPSAYSQDLDWFPAPYSYLAKGESLRDVLVNFGANYEASVVVSDKVTDQVNGHFEQDTPQEFLQHLSSLYNLVWYYDGSVLYVFKNSEIQSRLLKLERTNATELQQALKRSGIWEPRFGWRPDPSNQLVYVSGPPRYLELVDQTTSALEQQSLLRSEKTGALTVEIFPLKYASVVDRKIQYRDTSIEAPGIATILSRLLSDTNVTAVTGEASSPSMGESYSSRAVVQAEPSLNAIIVRDNPERMSMYAHLINALDKPSARIEVALSIVDIDANNLSELGVDWQVGINTGPRHIIDITTSAREKTEIKEKGESIGSAALGSLVDRRGLDYLLAKITLLESKGSAQVISRPTLLTQENTQAVIDNNETYYVKVNGERVAELKSLTYGTMLRMIPRVIQVGDSSEISLDLHIEDGNQKPNSSGQDGIPTISRTVVDTVARVGHGQSLLIGGIYRDEMSQITRKVPFLGDIPYLGVLFRNTSEQVRRSVRLFIIEPRLIDSGIAHYLALGNGQDLRPGLLATQDISNQSLSLGKVLGSAQCQPLSSARQIQETLRQAGKSSFLDSCRMGNTYGWRVIEQQCSLKETWCVRVQNKANR, translated from the coding sequence ATGGCAACCATGAAACCATTTCAAAAGCTATGCCGTTCGCTACTGTTGTCGTTGAGTATCAGCGGTGTGATGCTCCCCTCTGCTTATAGCCAAGATCTGGATTGGTTTCCTGCGCCTTATAGCTATCTGGCAAAAGGAGAAAGCTTGCGGGATGTACTGGTTAATTTCGGTGCCAACTATGAAGCATCAGTGGTTGTCAGCGACAAGGTGACCGATCAAGTTAACGGCCATTTTGAGCAGGACACTCCTCAGGAATTCCTGCAACATTTATCCTCTCTCTATAATCTGGTCTGGTACTACGACGGGAGCGTGCTTTATGTATTCAAAAACAGTGAAATACAATCGCGCCTGCTTAAACTTGAACGAACCAACGCAACGGAGTTACAGCAAGCCCTAAAACGTTCCGGTATTTGGGAGCCACGCTTTGGTTGGCGTCCTGATCCAAGCAACCAACTGGTTTACGTATCAGGCCCTCCTCGTTATCTTGAACTGGTTGATCAGACTACATCCGCACTGGAACAGCAGTCATTGCTGCGTAGCGAAAAAACGGGTGCCTTGACAGTGGAAATTTTCCCGCTCAAATACGCCTCAGTGGTCGATCGCAAGATCCAGTATCGTGATACCAGTATTGAGGCACCGGGCATAGCCACCATTCTCTCCCGCCTGCTCAGTGATACCAATGTAACTGCTGTTACTGGTGAAGCATCATCTCCTTCTATGGGAGAAAGCTACTCAAGCCGTGCAGTCGTACAAGCAGAACCCTCCCTAAATGCCATCATTGTACGGGATAACCCGGAAAGGATGTCCATGTACGCCCATTTAATCAACGCACTGGATAAACCCTCCGCCCGGATTGAAGTTGCCCTTTCCATCGTCGACATCGACGCAAACAACCTTTCAGAACTGGGAGTTGACTGGCAAGTCGGCATCAACACCGGGCCTCGCCATATCATTGATATCACAACGTCTGCCAGGGAAAAAACAGAGATCAAAGAAAAAGGTGAAAGCATCGGTTCAGCCGCATTAGGTAGCCTGGTTGATCGCCGTGGTCTGGATTACCTGCTCGCCAAAATCACCTTACTAGAGAGTAAAGGAAGCGCTCAGGTGATTTCCCGCCCAACGCTTTTAACGCAGGAGAATACGCAAGCCGTCATTGACAACAATGAAACCTACTACGTGAAAGTTAATGGCGAACGGGTTGCCGAGCTTAAAAGCCTTACCTATGGCACTATGCTACGCATGATCCCCAGAGTCATCCAAGTAGGCGATTCTTCTGAAATCAGTTTAGACCTGCATATTGAGGATGGTAACCAGAAACCTAATAGCTCAGGACAGGATGGCATCCCGACCATCAGCCGAACCGTCGTCGATACCGTTGCCAGAGTTGGACATGGGCAAAGTCTGCTGATTGGTGGCATCTACCGCGACGAAATGAGTCAAATAACACGCAAGGTGCCATTTTTAGGCGATATCCCCTATCTGGGTGTCTTGTTTCGCAATACCAGTGAGCAAGTTCGGCGATCAGTACGGTTATTCATTATTGAGCCACGTCTGATTGATAGTGGGATAGCCCATTATCTGGCTCTTGGTAACGGACAAGATCTACGCCCTGGATTACTGGCAACACAGGATATCTCTAATCAGAGCTTATCGTTGGGCAAAGTTCTAGGGAGTGCACAATGCCAACCATTATCCTCAGCTCGTCAAATACAAGAAACACTACGACAAGCAGGTAAAAGCTCATTTTTAGACTCATGCCGAATGGGTAACACTTACGGATGGCGAGTCATTGAACAGCAATG